One part of the Candidatus Lernaella stagnicola genome encodes these proteins:
- a CDS encoding AAA family ATPase, translating into MAERVIAVCGKGGVGKTTISALLGRHLAGKSQKVLLVDADHAGGLSMALNFASKRTIDDLRRRAITAAREGGADRTELALSLDFLLAEALAEKGNLAFLAIGRPEDPGCFCSVNRLLRDAIELLADSFDIIVIDAEAGIEQVNRQVMRRLDDLVLVSDSSMKSLRVAESIFELAGTISDGVRAHLVINRLRSAAEFQETAAKTDLPAVAFIPDDETIRRYDADMLTFLDMPNCLATKSLASLISALDL; encoded by the coding sequence ATGGCTGAGCGGGTAATCGCCGTTTGCGGCAAGGGGGGCGTTGGGAAAACCACGATCAGCGCGCTGCTGGGCCGCCACCTAGCCGGCAAGTCTCAAAAAGTATTGTTGGTCGACGCCGACCATGCCGGCGGCCTGAGCATGGCGTTGAACTTCGCTTCCAAACGCACCATCGACGACCTCCGCCGGCGCGCCATAACCGCGGCCCGCGAAGGTGGGGCCGACCGCACGGAATTGGCGCTGTCTCTGGATTTCCTGCTGGCTGAAGCCCTCGCCGAAAAGGGCAATCTGGCGTTTTTGGCCATCGGCCGGCCGGAAGATCCGGGCTGCTTTTGTTCGGTCAACCGCTTGCTGCGCGACGCGATCGAGTTGCTGGCCGACTCCTTCGATATCATCGTGATCGACGCCGAGGCGGGGATCGAACAGGTGAACCGGCAAGTGATGCGGCGCCTGGACGACCTCGTGCTGGTTTCGGATTCATCGATGAAGTCCTTGCGCGTGGCGGAGTCCATTTTCGAGTTGGCGGGCACGATTAGCGACGGCGTGCGAGCGCATTTGGTCATAAATCGACTGCGATCGGCGGCCGAATTTCAAGAAACGGCGGCTAAAACCGACCTCCCGGCCGTCGCTTTTATCCCGGATGACGAGACGATTCGCCGCTACGATGCCGACATGCTCACCTTCCTCGACATGCCGAATTGCCTCGCGACCAAGTCGTTAGCCTCGCTGATTTCCGCTTTGGATTTGTGA
- a CDS encoding 2-hydroxyacyl-CoA dehydratase family protein translates to MTLTKQTGLIDRISGLLSLIPRMPKNISEESTAGLLELLPPEARHSLAAFFQPHVRLAGLTFLDMLSEWLSNAQGAAAEGKKVVLVPFNFPPELITAFDNAYPITTEVLTTLAAAGLQGGGERYWEVMMALGLPDHICSSNSIELGSMLAGEDLMAQAIVSAAPGACDANSKIHEFASHYLGIPQFIIEKPVDESEAGHRQYEIYFGGLIRQLEEFLGEELTEEKLRYVLSRANRCAELYWELWELHKPNPCPVPNLYSLMLAGTRFSMWGTDTGVKMMECLVETTRRRLKEDTLRPQKARVLWAYTSYYFDLTGLYTWMEEKQYVHLMDALDLSMPQPIDLTSRETMIRGLIEACWNYPMNRQMGAPSMSRAWIEDMIYAAREMRADCVVYCGHDACKQTWSVVSILREELMRRAGIPTLILHGDSWMKTTTPITVIQQELTEFIENVVVPKDQRARKTKRRLPRPADSPPAPGKE, encoded by the coding sequence AAACCGGACTGATCGACCGCATTAGCGGATTGCTGAGCCTGATCCCGCGGATGCCCAAAAACATCAGCGAGGAGTCGACGGCGGGCTTGCTCGAGTTGTTACCGCCTGAGGCGCGTCACTCGCTCGCGGCATTCTTTCAACCCCACGTGCGGCTGGCCGGCCTCACCTTTCTCGACATGCTCTCGGAGTGGTTGAGCAATGCCCAGGGTGCTGCCGCCGAGGGTAAGAAAGTGGTTCTCGTGCCGTTCAATTTTCCGCCCGAGTTGATCACCGCTTTCGACAACGCGTACCCCATCACTACCGAAGTGCTCACGACCTTGGCGGCGGCGGGCTTGCAGGGCGGCGGCGAGCGGTATTGGGAAGTGATGATGGCGCTTGGCCTGCCCGATCACATTTGCTCGTCCAATAGTATCGAACTGGGCTCGATGTTGGCGGGCGAGGATCTGATGGCGCAGGCGATTGTCTCGGCCGCGCCCGGCGCGTGCGACGCGAACTCAAAAATTCACGAATTCGCCTCGCATTACTTGGGCATCCCGCAATTTATTATCGAAAAACCGGTTGACGAGTCCGAGGCCGGGCACCGGCAGTACGAAATCTACTTTGGCGGCTTGATTCGGCAACTCGAGGAGTTTCTCGGTGAAGAGTTGACCGAAGAGAAACTGCGGTACGTCCTATCGCGCGCCAATCGCTGCGCCGAGCTGTACTGGGAACTCTGGGAGTTGCACAAACCGAATCCGTGCCCCGTTCCCAATTTGTATTCGCTGATGCTGGCCGGCACGCGCTTCAGCATGTGGGGCACCGACACGGGCGTGAAAATGATGGAGTGCCTGGTCGAAACGACGCGGCGGCGTTTGAAGGAAGATACCTTGCGGCCGCAAAAAGCGCGCGTGTTGTGGGCCTATACCAGTTACTACTTCGACCTAACGGGCCTGTACACGTGGATGGAGGAAAAGCAGTACGTCCACCTGATGGATGCGCTCGACCTCAGCATGCCGCAACCCATCGATTTAACCTCACGCGAAACGATGATCCGGGGGCTGATCGAAGCCTGTTGGAACTACCCCATGAACCGCCAGATGGGCGCGCCGTCGATGTCGCGCGCGTGGATCGAGGACATGATTTACGCCGCGCGCGAAATGCGGGCGGATTGCGTCGTCTACTGCGGTCACGATGCCTGCAAGCAGACCTGGAGCGTCGTGTCCATCCTGCGTGAAGAGCTAATGCGCCGCGCCGGCATCCCCACGTTGATCCTGCACGGCGACTCCTGGATGAAAACCACCACACCCATCACCGTGATTCAACAAGAGTTGACCGAGTTCATCGAAAACGTGGTCGTGCCCAAAGACCAACGGGCGCGGAAAACCAAACGGCGCCTGCCGCGGCCGGCCGATTCGCCGCCTGCGCCGGGTAAGGAGTAG
- a CDS encoding acyl-CoA dehydratase activase, with amino-acid sequence MITVGVDVGSLMTKVVVMEDDTLRAGRIIPTVGNIAAQLPEFIEQTIAAAKVAPGDVAYVAATGSGAGLVEQAAFTEDEVICAGVAVGFFAPRARFFLHAGGQSIAAIRMDDEGDVADFVRNDKCASGSGRFIEMMSRKLEVPVEEIDALCATSTQPLAISNQCGVFAESEVIGHANDGRATADILAGVCQSVANILAAQARRFRGGGAFTFTGGVARFATVVDRVAAKLEGERLPCGFDPVFAAAIGAALLTETD; translated from the coding sequence ATGATTACCGTGGGCGTTGATGTCGGCAGTTTGATGACCAAAGTCGTCGTGATGGAGGACGATACCCTTCGCGCGGGCCGGATCATTCCGACCGTGGGTAACATCGCCGCGCAGTTGCCGGAATTCATCGAGCAAACCATCGCTGCGGCGAAAGTGGCCCCTGGCGATGTCGCGTACGTGGCGGCGACCGGCAGCGGGGCGGGGCTGGTCGAGCAGGCGGCGTTTACCGAAGACGAAGTGATTTGCGCCGGTGTCGCTGTGGGCTTTTTCGCGCCGCGCGCGCGATTTTTCCTGCACGCCGGCGGGCAAAGCATTGCCGCGATCCGGATGGACGACGAGGGTGACGTCGCCGATTTCGTGCGTAACGACAAGTGCGCCTCGGGCTCAGGGCGCTTTATCGAAATGATGAGCCGCAAGTTGGAAGTGCCGGTGGAGGAAATCGATGCGCTTTGCGCCACGTCGACGCAGCCGCTGGCCATCAGCAATCAGTGCGGCGTGTTTGCCGAAAGCGAGGTGATCGGGCACGCCAACGACGGGCGGGCGACGGCGGACATACTCGCCGGTGTTTGCCAGTCCGTGGCGAATATTCTGGCTGCACAGGCGCGACGTTTTCGCGGCGGCGGCGCGTTCACTTTTACCGGCGGCGTGGCGCGATTCGCGACCGTCGTCGACCGCGTTGCCGCGAAACTGGAAGGCGAGCGATTACCTTGCGGCTTCGATCCGGTGTTTGCGGCGGCGATCGGCGCGGCGTTGCTCACCGAGACGGATTGA
- a CDS encoding acyl-CoA dehydratase activase — protein MYFVGIDVGSLTAEAVLVCDDRLIGHSRIGVRPHPVASAREVCETLFQQNGVRLEQVDFAVSTGYGREQVQAAGMAGDNISEISCHAFGAHCLVPEVRTVVDIGGQDAKAIRVGPAGELEDFVMNDKCAAGTGHFLELMSRALDVPLEELGPLGMRARRPAEMSSRCSIFVETEVIHYLQRGVAREDVAAGINQAMAGRVASLVKRIKPQPALVMTGGVAKNIGVRTEIERRLRLRVTTLKLDPQLVGAYGAAMLARRAWSER, from the coding sequence TTGTATTTCGTTGGCATCGACGTGGGCTCGCTGACCGCCGAGGCCGTATTGGTGTGCGACGACCGCCTGATCGGGCACTCCCGAATCGGCGTGCGACCGCATCCGGTGGCTTCCGCCCGCGAGGTTTGTGAAACCTTGTTTCAGCAGAACGGCGTGCGACTCGAACAGGTCGATTTTGCTGTCAGCACGGGATACGGACGCGAACAAGTGCAGGCCGCCGGGATGGCCGGCGATAACATCAGCGAAATATCCTGCCACGCATTCGGCGCGCACTGCCTCGTGCCCGAGGTGCGAACGGTTGTTGACATCGGTGGTCAGGACGCCAAGGCGATTCGCGTCGGTCCCGCCGGCGAACTCGAGGATTTCGTCATGAACGACAAGTGCGCAGCCGGCACCGGGCACTTTCTGGAATTAATGAGCCGCGCGCTGGATGTGCCGCTCGAGGAATTGGGCCCCCTGGGCATGCGGGCCCGGCGACCCGCCGAGATGAGCAGCCGGTGCAGCATCTTCGTCGAGACGGAGGTGATTCACTATCTGCAGCGCGGCGTCGCGCGCGAGGATGTCGCGGCTGGCATCAACCAAGCCATGGCCGGACGTGTTGCGTCGCTGGTCAAACGCATCAAGCCGCAACCGGCCTTAGTGATGACCGGCGGCGTCGCCAAAAACATCGGCGTGCGCACGGAGATTGAACGGCGGCTCCGCTTGCGCGTCACGACGCTGAAATTGGATCCCCAACTGGTCGGCGCATACGGCGCGGCGATGCTGGCCCGCCGAGCGTGGAGCGAACGATGA